The genomic window tttcttcataaaaaaactgctgcatttaaaaactgcatgttgtgtttacttgtgttatctttgattaatatttaaattagtttgatgatctgaaacattaaaggggtcctattatgctctttattttgttttgggggtgtacttgaacatgctctcatgcttggtggttcgaaaaacgcataatttttcacataattgacattattacaatagctttctccccaggctggcacaaacagctcgattagttccgggatccaccttccgaaaaaccaaatgtgttgtgattggtcagcggtcccactgcgttgcgattggcaaacagggTGGACCACACTCCGCCCTGCTGCCCCCCTTCCCAAAGcaacaaactagattaaagttattcttacattttaaatatggatatttttcttacaaaaacacatcggatcgctaaaggaggcttttaccgaccgccccggagccaagtgaggcacttttttattatggatcgacttgtttcggactgatggagagaaacactcatCTATACCGTTCAGTTCTAAAGCTTGGAGAGCTAGGATAATTTTTAATGAAACTCCGATTGCACTCGTCTGatagaaggaagtcatatacacctaggatgcatgaaaggtgagttaataaaacgctacagtagtgttggtcctatcgtcagcctgcgagatcgcgatacgtgatattatcattattgtgctaatgtatttattattttcatgcccgaaaccataaggctagtgaagctattgTTAGAGAAAAATTCATAAGGGGTGATTTTTCATGTCCGTGTGATATACATTATGTGTTAAGGGATGTACACAGAGAGCTTTTCTTGAGCTCTTTCTGTTAATGAGTGATGGAAGGTCTGGGGGGCCTCGTGACACCATAGGGTGACCTTAGGGGTCAGGAGGGGGAGGCTTAAGACAATGGCAGAGAGTGTTTGGGGTGAATAATGTATAGAGATGTCTTTCTGCTTACTATCTCATGTGAGAGCGTCAGCAGGTTTCCAATTTGTGACCTTGGGTGTGCAAAAAGGTATAAAGCGGAGGAAAACCCTCCCTCCTGGGTCACACTCATGCAGCAAACCTGTGTTTCTGTATGACTGTCTGAtcttctttgcaaagaataaacCTTTTATTAACTATTACTTAAGTTTGTCTTTATTACCGAGGTCTCAAGGGAAATTTCCTCAACACTATCTACACTGTATGgtgaataaatgtcttaccacacactgcacatctACGGCACGGCTTCAACGCGTGCACGGATGATcattacggtgtgttcacacggggcgtaagcgtcaacgcttcccattgactttgaatgggtgacgtcaagccttgccgaaaagaattgtggatccgtgGGCGGCGCTTCACtagcgttgctcgcggcagaagttgagaaattttcaacttctgccgcgagcaacgccagtgaagcgccacgtcagccaatcagatcgctctatgcaaatacagtggctaggcggcagccaatcacgttcatcctgttcaagagcagtatttcattggctgacgctgctatgaccataaacgtcagccacgccttccgttaagcgttgacgcttacgccccgtgtgaacacaccgtcaGTGTTCATGTTTACATCAGCGTATGTGTGCGTGAGTTTGAAACCTCTATAACGCACGTCAATGGCGCGGCTCCAGCATGGATTCCAGAGCAGTTCGCGgactctttagttaaagctgagacgacctgcggctcgctgaagcatcccagaagcggttgtccataatacatgctaaagttaggcgaatccccaacccgctaacgaattgaatttctgtaggcgggataccgcgttgtgacatcattgcatgcggaaaacaaacgctgtagtccaaatgagccattcgttgtagttcttgaaaaaggactttttaaaaactaaatatctccctttggagtggactttgagatttgtgactttgtagatgtttttttatgcccaaacgtacacaccacacactggctaaagttcaaaaagtgaagaagcataatagcacccctttaaagtgtgacaaaaaataaataaataaataaaaatcattaagggggccaacacttttagCATGCACTTAATTGCCTACACATACATAAcagtttttttctaaggcacgttcACGTTCAAAAGTAATAAAAAGTCATAAATAAAAAGTAGTAAAAATTTTCATAAAAGTCCTAATTGAGAGGTATGACCTAAACCTGGCTTAACCTGAAGGCCTACTGCtactgctgctgttgttgttgacAGTTTGTCACTCACCACAAGCAGGGGCGCAGCTAAGGGGGGGAAatttaggacaattctaagggcccacacactttaggggcccccagagatctgatTTGGTGTGGGAGAGGGGGCCCaatctcatattttgtcatagggcccaaaattgcgagcggcgcccctgaccACAAGACAGGAGCAGTTGGCCTTCTTCCATCATATCCGCGATTCTGATACCGTGAGTTGTTGGGTTCTAGTTGGCACTCCTTCTCGGTCGCGGTATCAAACTGTAACGCTGTGTAACGTTACTCATGGTAGCAGCTGCATCACTTAATCGCTCGTTTGCAGCGCTGAGTGTGGCATCTTTCTTCTTTTCGTCATAATCTTACTTTTACAAAAGCATGcatgcgctctctctctctctctaggttTAATGTCGGAAAGTTTATGTTTGGTGAACTCTGACCTACGAACTTTCATCACCTGACCAACAGCAGATCGATACGTCACGGCGTGATCGTAGCTGagttaaaacaaaaactaaagggaccttaaagggactttgattaaaagaacataatttctCTTGGGTTAAAGCATGGAATCTGTCAAATAAGTTTTGTATCAGTAACAAAATTGTGTCTTACAAAATACTTCATAGAATTTATCCTGCTAAGCATGTTTtggaatttaattatttaaatatttcatatacctgtgaattttgtggtcaAGGAAAAGAAACCATTTtgcatctttcttttttttcattttatttactcaAGATTATTTTGGAAAGTTCTATATTAACAGGAACATGGAATGTAAGATAGAAATTTGCATACTCAATGtgcttttttatacagaaaatgaAAGACTGAATTGTAAAGAACAACAtattatacatttgtttattttattcagaAAATTCCATATACCTACATAAGAAAAAGTGGGCTCAgtgtaaaccttttttttttcttctcattttATTAATGATTTTAAATTGTATGTAAATCTCTTGGAAGAAACAAAAAAGCACTAAAAACATGCAGTGCTCTAATATTTATTTCTTTGTTGTatttgtttcttctttttctctggcAGCTAATGTTAATTTGATATGAATACGTCTTGCTCTTGTGGcattgaattaataataataataaaaaaaaatacatttaaaactgtGGCGAAACTGCAGGAAAGATAAGCAGATTGTGTTTCGACATTTTAAATGTGTTATTTGTCATGTGTTGTTGaatttaatgctgcgttccaagcaggttttttaactggtaaatcaccacttcaaaccacgacttacgactttgtagcgttccaggcaagtcacgccaaattgcctgggcacatttatgaattactattatttttatattattattaatttgattgcaacgttatattgtcctaagctctatttttccaccgtgtgccacttgcataaacaccgcacccattagggctgactttgttgtttcgcgggctatgttacgtcagaactcgtaactgggagtccatcgatctagtacgagttcacgagtgggaagtcacgggtttgactgccgtttcagtgcactttcactggtagaaggtcggaaaaacacgagttacgggttgtctggaacgcggcatataGCATGATGTCACGACGTTGCAGCGTCAGCAGGTGAACTTTGAACAGAGATCAGTGCTGTGGGCGTTAATGAAAGAAAGCCCCGTTGACTGACTGTGTTCATCTTGCGAGGAATTTAAAAAATCGAAAACAGTGTCATCTTGTGATAAAACGCCCCCTTAaggactgtgtttttttttttttctgtgaaacaaaAGTTAAATGTGTTCAGAAAGGTTATCATCGTATGTAAGTACCATGAgttttcgtaaaaaaaaaaaaaaaaaaaaatcctaacaaCAAATGTGTGACCAGTGAAAATGCTGAGTGGCCAGTAACTTTGAAAAAAGATTTGACGGGCCCCCTGCACACGATCAAGAGTGAACTTACTATTGAGGACGAAATGCATTCATTGcaagatcaagtgatctttaacagacatcttgcagacgtatgtgTGCTATAACCTTAGTTCAACCAATTTAGTTAACCTGTggttataaattgtaattaaataacATGGTTACTGGGTTGTGTAAATAaggttttgtttaataaaacctaGCAGCCTCACCCTCGAGTAGGAAGTGATTTTTTCGGTCAAATCAAGCAGTTCTGTTCCGTTCACTCCGGCGTCGCTCATTCCAGTGGGTCTGCACCATTTTATCTGAAGGTCGTTATCCAAGACATAATCTCCTTCCCAGTGTGTCATGCCACACGCCACATATTCACCCTCAAACAGCAACAAAAACATCCACAACGAAGAGGGAATCAGACTAAACAAAAGCAGCTCTGCGACATTCTGCGATTTACGTCTGCAAGGCCTTCTCATGAACAACATCACAGTCAGAGCCAGAAGAGCAGGTCCAAGAAAGATGAAGCTGATCAGCATCGAGTTAAGGCCCGGTGTACACGGGCAGGAAAATTCCCGATCCATTAACAATTCCAGTCCGATTAATAAAACTGTAAATGGCAGTGTGCCAAATCCTGGAGTCTTTCTGAGCTGTTTTCTCAGGTTGTTCTCAAATTGTTCTTGCAACGACATCCTCAAATCGGAGCGTTTGATGAGGCTTTGTAGACGTCTCTTACCTTTTGCTTTAAGGAAATGTCCTCTGTTTGTCCTGAAATGGAAATTAAGCTAGTGGAACTGGGAAACAAGGATGCAAATAAGAATTCTGCACGCAACATACCGTAAATAAGCCATTGTTTTTACATTCAGATATGCAAAAAAGTCGCAACAGTAGCCTATACATTGCAAAAACAACTAAACGCATTGAAAATGGCAAGAAAACCCATTTTATTTCATAGTTCTTGGTCCAAAATCACATTAGGTGTAGCTATAATGTATTTAAACAATAAGTGTCCTTCATTTCCCCTTATACAACAGCAACCTGTTTGCACAGTGCAATATCAAGCTAGTTTATTTTATagctaataattaaaaaaaaaacacttaaacccAAAGTGAAGACGGACCAATTTACTGTGTACATCGTTTTGTATAAAAGTtctacatttaatacatttccaGAAAATACAAGCAAACCGGACGTACAAATCAactataaaattataaaactttttttctccTCTTCTAGTTGTGTACATTTGCACAGAGAATGTGTTTTTGTTCATCAAACATGGCATTGCAAAAGTCCCGGTGTCGTTTCACAACCAGTGATCGAAAGTGAGTCTATAATGTGTCCGTTTTCAGTCCTTTTAAGCGCTGAAAGACATTTGGTGATATGAATATGAAATGTTTTCAAGTTGCAAAAACCATCGTGGGTTGGTTTCACTTTCGGTTTTGACTGCATATTTGAAGCGCCTGGTCAACTTAAAGATAAACATATGCGAGAAACATCGACGGgagatatcaaaaataaaatctgTGATGAGCATATGACGCATTTATTAAATAAGTGTCTCTTTTTTCTAATACTGCTAAATGTAAGAGGCAACTTGGGAATATCTAGGCATTGGCGATCGTTTCACCAACAGGAAAACATATACATAGTGTGTAGGTAAATAAACCTATATAAAATTCTCTTTAAATGTATAAAGCCTTTTAAGATTGAGCAGCTTTGTCCGTTTCATTTTTTTTCGTATTCGTGTAGTGCATTTACAAAGTCacaaagcaaagaaaaacacaGCGTTTGTCATTTATAAAACGACATTTTGGTTGCAACAGAAAGAAACTAAAACCATATATGTGGGACGCAAAGTGTGAAGATTTAACCTGACTGGacataaaaagtttatttttatacattttatacagatctttataaaaaaaaaaaaaaaaaaaaaaaacaaagcaggtTGTGGAAAAGCTTGGTTACGCCGCCGTTTCTCGAATCGTCGTTTCCAGTCTCTTTGGGAGTAAATCGCGTCTCATGTCGAGGTTGATGACTGGCTTTCGACAGTGCTGTCCGTCATGGTACGTCATCTTTGAATAGATGGGGTTTGAATAGTTCATGGCCTGGAAACAAACAACGATGTTTTAGTTTGGTTTATATTTGCTTAATAAACGTAAAcgcaaaaacttaattttaacgAGTTCTGGAACTCACCTGTCCTGGAATGAGCTCCTTTGGAACGTTCTGGATGGGTAAAGTGTGTGCAGTCAGTGGGCGCGCAGGGGGCAAATTGCGTGGGTCGCTTGATTTCACACACCAGCCCTGGAGAACAACAAAGATTTAACTGAAATTCACTAAAACCATTGAAAACGTTGTATAAACAAACTTAAAGATTAAAATCATAACTTAGACTAAATAATTTGGGGAATTTTTGAACCCAAATTACATATAAAGCAAGAGTTTAAAACCAAAGTTGCTACTCTGTTTGGAATGCTTTTCTACTTTTGCAAGCTAAATTGATCTGAGGCAAAGAATTGGTCCCATAAAGACCAAATGTCCTTGTGGGATGTTGGAGAAATAAACGAGAACAAAGGAAATATTTTCCTTTTACTAAAAGCAAGCAAAACAAACCAGTTTGGACACACAGACATCTCCTCACTTCATATCAAACAtttcagaacattttttttttttttggaaactgaatTAGAACCCAATCCCACGGCAATTCGTACaaatttgtactttttaaaaaataataataaataaataaatttaaaaaacgtATGGATTTTACCACGTGCCAAAATGTCAGGTGCCAAACGTCTAACCCCAGCCCACGAAAATCGTAAAAAAACAAATTGTACGAGTAAGGTCGTACAAATTTGTATAAATAAGCCACCTTATTTATTTGTTGctaaatttgttatttttaattgtttgaatatgaaacaatatttataataaaatttataataaattataattaaaatgacaatataaaaataaaatccaatTAAAAAATTTACTATGCAATCTaatgacaaaaaaagtttttatttttcgCAAAATGTGACATACGTAGGCCTACCTAGAAGAACATATCATTGTAGTTTCCAATAGAaattatttttggaaaaaaaaaaaaaagtttgtattttGTAAGAATTTGTACAAAGGACCACCTCTAACCCCACCCACACAAATCATACAAAATTGTACGAGTGAGGTCATACAAATTTGTACGAATAAGCCACATTGTAAAACACTTTAGAATTGGTCGTGAGATAGCATTGGAACTATCTCATGATAAATTGAATTGACCAAAAAAAACCTAATAAACTGAACCATTACTGTAGTAATTTGGAATGTGATGTTCcaaagtaattattatttttgttctgATTAAGAGTAAACCAACCAAATGTTTATTTAGTGGGTAATGTCTTTATGTTTATTGTTTTACTTAAACAAAGGTCCTGCGTGAAGCACAGGAAAAATATATTTACCCGTATGCTCCAATGTTGCAAAAAATGCACCTGTGGGAAATTTTCCACAAGACGTAAAATAGGTAACCTATAAATACATATCAccgcagtttccaacagaaatgattTTTTGAAATTTTGTTACGTATTTTATAAGGTGGTAAGAGTGAGGTCGTACAAATTGGTATGAATTAGCCACatgcagaaaaacaaaaaaaacaatttgtcatGAGATATCATTGAAACGatctcattaaaaaaaatgaattcaccaaaaaaactaatacaaatttgaatacaaaatacaaaactttgcctaaatttaaaattaacatcaaaatggcaatataaaaataaaatcgaaataaAATTATTACTACCTCATCAATTGACAAAAAACAGACCCGTGGAAAcgttttcgcaagatgcaaaatccGTACGTATATCACTGCAAAATTGTACGAATTTTATGAGTTGGTACCAGTGATGTCGTACAAATTGGTACGAAtaagccacaaaaaaaaaaaaaaaaaaaaagtcgtgaGATATTGGAACGATCTTCTAAAAATTGGCTTCACcaaaaaaactaatacaaatttgaagaaaaaaaaatatatatattacaaaacttTGCCGAAAATgacaatctaaaaataaaatctaattcaaaattgcactacctaaaaaaaaaaaaaacagacctgTGGAAACTTTATGGCGAGATGCAAAATCTGTACgtataagtacatatcactgcagtttccaacagaaatggtTTATGAAAATTTTCTTtgtattttatgaggtggcaaATTCGTAGGATTTATAAGCCACATCAGAAAATACATAAGATTCGGTCGTGAGATAGCGTTGGATCTCATGACAAAttgaattgacaaaaaaaaaaaaagaacaaagctAAAACATTGACATTGTAATTGGGTATGAGTCCCGTTCAAAACATGACTCACATAAAacagctgaaagatgagagattgaaaaacaagttaaaacttATGCTTGCGAtttgcgtttttatgtcacattcgcttttgtttatactattgtgtaggtttaggtgtagtgcaaatGGTATTTTGAACATTGTTCTAGGAATAATTTACAACGTTTATGATTTTGACACATGGTTATTCACAATTAGATtaactaaaaatgttttaagaaaaaatgctataaaatatAAACAGTATATGCATAATCAAATTATGTAATTTACATCAGCGCCATTTGTAGAACGTCAAGCTCAGAAAGTcatccctgctggaaaaaaaaaacaaaaaacagctaaaaccaccctaggctggttttggctgggaaaccaccagctaaaacaagcctgaccagcctggccaggctgagaaaatggccaaaacccctctaaaaccagcctgcttaccagctatgaccagctgaAACAGGCTgattgaccaactaaaaccagccaaccagcccaggctggttttagctgtttttttcagcagggatgccaAGAACTTACAATTCCTACTTGTTTACCTTATGAGGGTCAAGGGTGAAGCTGGGGTGAAGAAAGCTTCCCACGTCTACGTGATTGTCGTGGTCAACTTCGTACATGTTATAAGACGGATTCCCGATCTCCACGTTCAAGCCACCATTGGCCATGGGCTGCCGCTGAACCTGCTTACCTCTGTGAAGGGATAAATGTATACTGTCACAGAAACATTTAGCATGATGCACAGCTGGCTTACGAGATTTTCTACAGCAGAATCAATAAATCAGATGCTTAATGTTCTGATTAAACATCTAATTTAGCTAATTACagatttgtttatgtatttacctTCGACATCTTTTGCAAATAAGGAGTCCCACTGCAACAGCGGCGATGATGCATACAAGAAGAACTAGAGGCACTATTATGGCAATACTTCCtggaaaaaatgaacaaaataaataaataaatggcatgTACCCTACAGTGTTTCAATTACACTGTATTTACATAAAATGAGAGAAATAAGAACACAAATGCACATACTTTGGATACATTGCAGCGATACAatggggggtgaaaacgtttgcTCCAAATTACATTtagaactgcccttcagaagctacaggagcTACatcttcccagaagacaaaataaatacaatttactcCAATTTTCTCTAACCTCTCTTAACTAACACAGCTAAAATGTCAACTCTTCTCTGCAAAAATAACACAAATGGTCTGAAACTGCTTTACTGATGATTGAGGAACGCAAATCACTACAAACTCTGACAGAATGAAGACTAGTTGCATTTGTAAATGACCAATGTCAAATTACAGAATTACACCTGTTACAGTTATGTTGTGTCTGTCTTGTGACCTAGTTTTCTCCTCGTGTCTTAATTGGATTTGTTTCACCTGCCCTTCATTGTTTTGTGCCTTTTGGATTTCACACACACCAAAGTGTGACAGAAGATCGGACCAAAAGTTGAAGTTTAGCTGCACTTTTTCTGTTGTtggatttttgtttttctgtgcaTGTGGACAATTCTGCCGTTCTTCTCGTCCTGCTATAGCAGGGGGAATGCCCCCTTGAGGACCATCCAAGGGACTTTTTGGACCTTGCTTACCACTCAAAATACCCGGACAACCGCTTGATCACATTTTATCACAGCAGCTTTGACGCTTTTGTGGAATGGGTGCTGCTGAGTAATAAATCACCACTCACCGTCTTCGACGCCAACAAAGAACTCACCAGCCCCATTTCCCATCCAGAGTCCAGCCAGCACATCACCCTACAAAATGGAGCTAAAGCCTAAGCCCACCGCAGATATGGAGCCAGAGCCTGCTGCGACCAATGCGCTAGAGCAGtgattctcaaccggtgggccTTGGAGCGCCATCTGGTGGGCCGCGTAGGCAGTGGTAGACTACCCCCAAATaaattaattcttttttttaattgataaatTTTGTTATTTTCTAATTATCTAATTGTTCTTATGAATTTATGTGATAAAACACTCAAGTCAAGCAAAGAAGCATTATCtaaaaggtaatttatttttaaatatcgcAACACCAATCACGTCACGATGTCAGATTGAACGGTTGTTTGATCAGATGCAGCAACATTACGTTAATGGATCGTTTTCTGAAAAGAAAAGCGGACGTGGGAGACAGACCTGTCCAAGCAAAAGCTTCTAAGTGTGTGGTGAGAAAATACGACGATGAATACATTCAATTTGGATTTATAAGAGCAGGTCCTGAGGCTAAGCCAAAGGCGCAGTGTGTTGAATGTGGAGACATTTTGTCAAATGAGGCACTAAAACCATCAAAGCTGCAAAGACATTTGAACTCAAAGCACCCGGGCTGTGTTGGGAAGCCAAAAGAATATTTTCTAAGGAAAAAAGATGGACTTCAGGCCCAACAAAAAATCATAACATCGTTATCAACACAATCAAAAGCCACCTTGAAAGCTAGCTATATGGTTGCCGCTCGTGTTGCTCGTAGTAAGAAAGCCTTTACTATCGCTGAGGAACTTATTTTGCCAAGTGCTGTGGATATGTGTCGAGAGCTATTGGGTGACGCAGCTGCAGCCAAAATTCAGTCAGTACCGCTTTCCGATGACACTGTGGCTAGACGAATTGTTGATATGAGCGATGACATTGAATGCCAACTCGTGGAACGAATAAAGGCAAGCCCTTATTTTGCCATACAGCTGGACGAGTCTACGGACATAAGCAACGCCGCGTTACTGTTAGTTTTTGTCCGATACTGCATGGACGGTAATCTTTGTGAAGATCTACTATTTTGCAAAGAACTTCCAACGAGAACAGCGGCAGATAATGTCATGCACTGCCTTGATGAGTACTTCACAGAAAAAGGTCTTGATTGGAAATACTGCACAGGTATTTGTACAGACGGCGCGGCTGCTATGACGGGAAAACATCGCGGTGTTGTTAAACAAATCCAAGAGCGAGCGCCAGAAGCAAAGTGGACGCACTGTTTCTTGCACAGGGAAAGTCTTGCAACAAAGCAGATGTCACCAGAACTGCATGAGGTCATGAACATTGCTGTGAAAACTGTTAACTATATAAAGAAAAATGCACTCAACTCACGGTGTTTTGCAGCTCTGTGTGAACGACTTGATGCTGATCATTTGCAGCTCTTGTACCACAGTGAAATAAGGTGGCTTTCGAGAGGATGTGTGCTTAATCGTCTGTTTGAACTGAGAAAAGAAGTGCACACATTTCTGGAAGAGCAACGTTCCCCTCTTGCTGAGCATTACACTGATGATCAATTTTGTGCAAAACTGGCCTACTATGGATATATTTGATCAGTTAAATCAGCTGAATGTGTCAATGCAAGGCAGAAACAGCACAGTGTTCTTGGTTTCAGACAAAATTGAGGGATTCAagaaaaaactcactctttggaaTAGAAGAGTCAAGGAGGGACGATTTGACATGTTTCCACATCTAAATGAAACTTTGGAAGCCTCTTCTCCTGTGAACATTTTAAGTGTTATAACCCAGCACTTGTCTCAGCTGTCACAAAAGTTTGCTGACTACTTCCCAGAGGATCCACGACATGGAAACCTTTGGATTTTGGACCCATTCTCTGTGGATCCTGCTTCAGAAGACATGGCTCTGTCCACTGTGTTGGAAAATGAACTGATGGAACTATCAGCTGACAGTAGCCTAAAACTTCAACACACACAAGTTGACCTTGCTTCATTTTGGTTACTGGCTGCAAGTGAATATCCCTCTCTGTCAAAGCGAGCAATCAAATTTCTATTGCCTTTCACCACCACATACTTATGTGAGTCAGGGTTCTCCACTGTGACCGTCACAAAATCAAAAGCAAGGAACAAACTGAAAGCTACTTTGGATGCTACTCTACTCAGAGGGAATGTTCCTCTCTTGTGTGTCTGAGCTGTTTTTACAGGTATGTTAGCCTGGATGTGGGGatatattattaatacatttgttAAAAGAGTGTTCCCCTTGTGTGTCTGACCCAGCCTTTGGTTCAGACCTGCCCTGTTATTGTTCCAGGAATAAATGGTTACTGAGTAAACCTGCTAAGCCTTTTTTATACAAGGACAGTTTTCATCTATATAGCTGACTTGATCTAGTCTGCTGCAGTGGCAAAACAGATTAACAGTAGAGTATATCATTgtacttttttaattttctgtTAATCTTTGTTAATACTATCATATCTGGAAAGGTGGTCCTCGAAATGTTTTTAAACAGTCATTGGTGGGCCATGAGTTgcaaaaggttgagaacccctgcgcTAGAGGACGTAGTGCAGATTATCGCCTTGGAGCCTGAGCCCAATAAGGAgtctgaccaggtgtgtgagccagCAACAATGCCCATCCCGGTGGGAACTCTCGTGGAGTACAGCTTGCCTCTGTAGATTTACTTTCTCTTTTTGACCCATTAGTTTCTTCATCTTCATATAGTTTTCTCAGTCTGTCTTCGTTGCTTCCTTTTGACCCGAAATACTCTGTGTCTTCGCTGGTCTTGCAGGTCTCCTACCCATTATCCTTATCCCACCACTGCCTGCTGATTTTATCTTTCTTTTAATCCCTAATCTTCTATTTATCTGTCAATTTACTCTCTGCCAGGTGCAGCTTATGCCACTCCAGTCCAGCCTCAAGAACTGTTACCTCTACTATGGGCCTGTAATTCTGCTAGCCATGCTGGACTGCCTTGGCAGGGCTCTTGCCTCTACAGTTCTGGCTAAATCCTGCACCTGCCTGACACCTAATCTCACTCCAGCCAAGCACTCAGCCCCAGCTTCTCTGCTGTCCATCACCCCCTTTGCCTGCTCTCAGCTATGCGGTGCCACATCAGGGCCTCTTACCTTCAACTCCGCCTTGGAATGAGGTTTCCCTTGCATCCACTACAGCCACATGATCTTGGACTTCACCTTGGTCCTTCGACCCTTAGACTCCACCTTTGCTCCTTGCTCCCTCGTTTCCACGGTGGCTGTCATTCCTCTGGCTCCACTGGGCTCCCTTATCCCACCGGCTCCAACTTGGACA from Garra rufa chromosome 7, GarRuf1.0, whole genome shotgun sequence includes these protein-coding regions:
- the LOC141338046 gene encoding low-density lipoprotein receptor-related protein 1B-like — encoded protein: MRILIHKGITAYRWFECECISGLFFCCVVLTSLLWSRCVFLSCPSEFKSPRCDERANPCDHYCQNQGVCSLTAYNKPRCKCSSNWSGTQCEKPATKTNRSENVSGRSIAIIVPLVLLVCIIAAVAVGLLICKRCRRGKQVQRQPMANGGLNVEIGNPSYNMYEVDHDNHVDVGSFLHPSFTLDPHKGWCVKSSDPRNLPPARPLTAHTLPIQNVPKELIPGQAMNYSNPIYSKMTYHDGQHCRKPVINLDMRRDLLPKRLETTIRETAA